One genomic region from Pseudochaenichthys georgianus chromosome 15, fPseGeo1.2, whole genome shotgun sequence encodes:
- the smndc1 gene encoding survival of motor neuron-related-splicing factor 30: MSEDLVKQLNSYKAQLQQVEVALSTDEENEDLLKLQKDLQEVIDLTTDLLTSQPAESTSTTNSSVTVPVKQRWKVGDNCLAVWNRDGQTYEAEIEEIDRENGTAAVTFAGYGNAEVIPLQNLKPSEDGKRNADDGKSKSKKEQIADQREYKKKKAQKKVLRMKELETEREEQKSKWQNFNNKAYSKNKKGQVKRSIFASPESVSGKVGVGTCGIADKPMTQYSDTAKYNVRHLMPQ; this comes from the exons ATGTCGGAAGACTTGGTGAAACAGTTGAACAGCTACAAAGCCCAGCTACAGCAAGTAGAAGTTGCCTTATCTACCGACGAAGAAAATGAAGACCTCCTTAAACTCCAGAAAGACTTGCAG GAAGTCATCGATCTGACAACAGACCTTCTTACCTCACAACCCGCTGAGAGTACTTCAACTACTAATAGCTCAGTGACAGTACCAGTGAAGCAGCGCTGGAAAGTGGGGGACAACTGCCTGGCTGTGTGGAATCGGGACGGACA GACTTATGAGGCTGAGATTGAGGAGATAGACCGGGAGAATGGCACCGCAGCCGTGACCTTCGCCGGGTACGGGAACGCTGAAGTGATTCCTCTGCAGAACCTCAAGCCATCCGAGGACGGGAAACGAAATGCCGACGATGGGAAGTCTAAATCAAA GAAAGAACAGATAGCAGATCAGAGAGAGTATAAGAAGAAAAAAGCCCAGAAAAAGGTTCTGAGGATGAAGGAAttggagacagagagggaggaacaaaagtcaaaGTGGCAGAATTTCAACAACAAAGCCTACTCAAAGAACAAGAAAGGACAG gTCAAGAGAAGCATATTTGCATCTCCAGAAAGCGTCTCTGGAAAGGTGGGAGTTGGAACATGTGGTATTGCAGACAAGCCAATGACGCAGTACAGTGACACAGCAAAATATAATGTTAGACATCTAATGCCACAATGA
- the LOC117460145 gene encoding alpha-2A adrenergic receptor-like, which yields MGCLNLTSGNETGRHPYTVQTSVPLTILVGILILLTVFGNVMVVIAVITSRALRAPQNLFLVSLACADILVATSVMPFSLANELMGYWHFGKVWCEIHLALDVLFCTSSIVHLCAISLDRYWSVSQAIEYNLRRTPRRIKCTVLIVWVLAAIISFPPLITMKKDEGKEDRPECKINEEKWYIIFSSTASFFAPCVIMIMVYVRIYLIAKKRTRAPPGERQRGFGNTEDAKCGLERKDGEEREEEEGDGGAEINGLDLEEEPSSSDGNDTVLCYLKKGSCVRTAKGAQVKPGETSLKPEAQPCVGPSKWKGRQYRERRFTFVLAVVMGVFVLCWFPFFFTYSLTAVCDTCCVPETLFKMFFWFGYCNSSLNPVIYTIFNNDFRRSFKKILCKRNRVRL from the coding sequence ATGGGTTGTCTTAACTTAACCAGTGGAAATGAGACTGGCAGGCACCCTTATACTGTGCAGACCTCTGTGCCTTTAACCATCCTAGTGGGTATCCTCATCCTGCTAACTGTGTTTGGCAATGTGATGGTGGTGATTGCTGTGATCACCAGCCGAGCCCTGAGAGCGCCTCAGAACTTGTTTTTAGTCTCTCTGGCATGTGCGGACATTCTGGTTGCCACCTCAGTGATGCCTTTTTCTTTAGCCAATGAACTGATGGGTTACTGGCACTTTGGGAAAGTATGGTGTGAAATCCACCTGGCTTTGGACGTGCTCTTCTGCACCTCGTCCATCGTTCACCTGTGTGCCATCAGCCTGGACAGATACTGGTCTGTCTCTCAAGCTATCGAGTACAACCTGAGAAGGACGCCGCGCAGGATTAAATGCACAGTCCTCATAGTTTGGGTACTGGCGGCTATTATATCCTTCCCTCCACTTATCACAATGAAGAAGGACGAGGGTAAAGAAGATCGTCCCGAATGTAAAATTAATGAGGAGAAATGGTATATCATATTCTCCAGCACTGCCTCTTTCTTTGCACCATGTGTCATCATGATCATGGTGTATGTTAGAATATACCTGATTGCCAAGAAAAGAACCAGAGCCCCGCCAGGTGAAAGGCAGAGAGGATTCGGAAACACAGAAGACGCAAAGTGTGGTTTGGAGAGAAAAGACggagaagagagggaggaggaagagggggacGGAGGAGCAGAGATCAACGGGCTAGATCTGGAGGAGGAACCATCCTCGTCTGATGGGAATGACACCGTCCTATGTTACCTGAAGAAGGGGAGTTGTGTGAGAACAGCCAAAGGGGCTCAGGTGAAGCCGGGGGAAACCTCTCTGAAGCCAGAGGCGCAGCCCTGCGTGGGTCCGAGCAAGTGGAAAGGGAGGCAGTACAGAGAGAGGCGCTTCACATTTGTTCTGGCTGTGGTCATGGGAGTGTTTGTTCTTTGCTGGTTCCCCTTTTTCTTCACCTACTCgctcacagctgtgtgtgacacCTGCTGTGTCCCAGAGACActgttcaaaatgttcttctggTTCGGTTACTGCAACAGCTCATTAAACCCTGTTATTTACACCATATTCAATAATGACTTTAGGAGGTCTTTTAAAAAGATCCTGTGTAAAAGGAACAGAGTACGTTTATAA